The sequence GTCCACGTGGCCCAGGGACTGGCAGACGTCGAGGACCAGCGGCACCCCGGCGGCGCGGCACAGCCGGCCCACCGCCGCCGCGGGCTGCACGACGCCCCGGTGGGAGGAGACGTGCGACAGGACGACCAGGTCCAGCCCGCCGGCCAGCATGGACGCGAGGCCGCCCGGGTCGAGGCGGGAGTCGTCGTCCACGGGCAGTTCGAGGAGCTTCCAGTCGCGGAGCCGGGCCAGGCGGTACAGCAGCATGACCGTGCTGCCGTACTCGGCGCGCGTGACGCCGACACGGCTGCCCGGCGGGAGCGGCCATCCGCCCAGCAGCGCCGCCATCGCGGCCGTCCCGCTCTCCAGGAAGGCGACGTCGTCCGCGCCGGCGCCGACCATCGCGGCCAGCGCGGCCCTGGACGCGTGGAGGTCCGGGACCGCCCGGTAGCCGCCCACCTCGCGCTCGTGCCGGAGGTGTCCGATGACGGTGTCGAGTGTCCGGTCACTGGGGACGTTGCATCCGGCGGCGTCGAGGTGGCCGGGCGGTACGGAGGACCGTGCCGCCCGCCAGCTCTCAGCGATCATGCGCGGGCCAGGACGAGGCTGAAGTCCCCGGTCGGATCGGTGTAGTGGTGGTTCACCGTGAATCCGGCCGCGGCCAGCTCCTTGCGCAGGCCTTCGGGGCGGAACTTGGCGCTGATCTCGGTGCGCATCTCCTCCCCGGCGGCGAAGGGGACGGTCAGGCCGAGGCCGCCGACCCGCACGCGCATGGCCCGGCTCGCGCGCAGCCGCATCTCGATCCAGTCCTGCCGCGCGTCGTAGATCGCGACGTGGTCGAACGCGTCGGGTTCGAAGTCGGCGTCCAGCTCCCGGTTGACCACGTGCAGGACGTTCCGGTTGAAGGCGGCGGTCACCCCGGCCGCGTCGTCGTAGGCCGCGACCAGCCGCCCGGTGTCCTTGACCAGGTCGGCGCCGAGCAGGAAGGTGTCGCCGGACCGGAGGGTGCCGCGCAACTCCTTGAGGAACACCTCGCGCGCCGCCGGATCGAGGTTGCCGATGGTGCCGCCGAGGAAGGCCACCATCCGCCGCCCCTCCCGCGGCAGCAGCGCCAGATGGTGCTCGAAGTCGGCGCAGACCGCCTGCACGGCCAGGCCGGGGTAGCGGGCGGCGAGGCGCCGCGCGGCGTCGCCGAGGGTGACCGCGTCGACGTCCACCGGCGTGTAGGTGCGCAGCGTCCCCGTCGAGGAGAGGGCGTCGAGCAGCAGGACGGTCTTCTCGCTGGTCCCCGAGCCGAGCTCGACCAGGGTGTCCGCGCCGCTGCGCGTGGCGATGTCGAGGGCCTCCCTGCGCAGGATGGCCAGCTCGCGGCGGGTGGGATAGTACTCCGGCAGCCGGGTGATCTGGGAGAACAGATCGCTGCCCGCCGCGTCGTAGAACCATTTGGGCGGCAGCCACTTGGGCGTGGACGTCAGCCCGGTGCGGACGTCGTTCTCAAGTGCCTGGCGCAGGTAGTCGTGGCCGAGATGGTTGACCAGGTGTACGGCTGACTGGCTGACGGACACGGGGCCTCCTGGGTCGATGGGTCACGGTCCCCCTCGCCTGGCGGCTCGTCGGTCCGTGACCGGGGTGCTGTGTTCTCCGGTGGTCTCGCTCCGTCCGGTCACAGTGGCTGGACGCGCACGCCGTCGGGAGAGGCGAGAACCAGGTTCCGGTCCGGTACGGCCTGCCAGCCGGACCGGTCGTCCAGCGGCTCGCTCGCCACGAGCACGCCGTCGTCGAGATGGAGGTGGAGGGTGTCGCCCCAGACCGTCGCGGCGATCGACGCGCCGTCGCAGGCGAGCAGGTTCAGCCGGGCTCCGGGGTCCTTCGCCCCGGCGTGGGCGACGACCTCCGCCAGGGCGTCGCCGAGCGGGTGGCCCGCGCGCCGCCGTACGAACACCGCGGCGGCGAGCCACGCGGAGTCGCAGGAGCTCTCCGCGCCGTCGGCGAGCTCCCGTACCGCCTCCCGCTCGACGCGGCCGTTGTGGCTGAGCAGCCAGCGCCCGTCGGTGAAGGGCGCGGTCGCGGTCTCCTCGATCGGCATGCCGACGGTCGCCGACCGTACGGCGGCCAGCAGGCAGCCCGAGCGGCTGACCTGCGCGAGGGCGGGCAGGTTGGCGTCGGCCCAGATGGGGATCGTACGGCGGTAGCGGACCGGTTCGGCGCGGGCGGCGTCGTACCAGCCCATGCCGAAGCCGTCGGCGTTGATCGTGCCGTAGCGCTGCCGGCGCGGGGCGTAGGACTGCTGGAGCAGGCCGTACTCGGGCTCGTGGATCAGCGAGGCGAGGGTGCGGGGAGCGCCCAGCCAGGCGGCGTGGCGGCACATCTACGCCTGCTCCGGGCCGGCCGAGCGGGCGCAGCGGAAGCCGGAGAAGATCTGCCGGCGGATCGGGTGGTCCCAGTTCCTGAACGTCGTGCGGACCGCCGCCGGGTCGGCCGCCCAGGATCCGCCGCGCAGCACCCGGTAGTCCTTGCCGAAGAAGACCTCGCTGTACTCGCGGTAGGGGAAGCTGCGGAAGCCGGGGTAGGGCAGGAAGAGGGAGGCGGTCCACTCCCACACGTCGCCGATCATCTGCTCGACGCCGTAGGCGCTCGCCCCGGCGGGGAAGGCGCCCAGCGGGGCGGGCCGCGCCGCCCGGTGCCCGAGGTTCGCCCGGCCGGGTCCGGGGTCGTCGTCGCCCCACGGATACTTCCGCGCCCGCCCGGCGGAGGGGTCCCAGCCGCAGGCCTTCTCCCACTCCGCCTCGGTGGGCAGCCGTCTGCCCGCCCAGCGGGCGTAGGCGTCGGCCTCGTACCAGCACACGTGCTGGACGGGCTCGTCCATGGGCACGGGCTCGGGCCGGCCGAAGCGGGTGCGCCACCAGGTGCCGCCGTCCCTGGTCCAGAACAGCGGGGCGGCGGCGTGGCTCTCCTGCCGCCAGTGCCAGCCCTCCGGGGTCCACCAGCGCGGGTCGTCGTAGCCGCCGTCGTCGATGAAGGCCGCGTAGGCGAGGTTGCCGACGGGGAGCCTGTCGATCCAGTAGGCGGGCAGGTCGACCTGGTGGGCGGGGCGCTCGTTGTCGTAGGCCCACGGCTGGGTGCCGGTGCCCATCAGGAAGGGGCCCGCCGGGATGAACACCTCCTCGGCGCCCCCGGACCCGCCGGGCGGCAGGTCGCCGTCGCGGACCAGGCCCGGCTCCCTCGACAGTTGCAGGGTGGCGAGCATCGTCTCGTCGTGCTGGTGCTCGTGCTGGATGACCAGGCCGAAGACGAAGGCGTTCCGGTGCAGGGGATCGGGGCTGTCCGGGTCGATCGCGTCCAGGACGTCCAGGACCCGGCCGCGCACGCCCCCGATGTAGCGGCGCGCTTCGCCCGGTCCCAGGATGGGCAGGCTCGGACGGTCCTTGCGCGGGTGCTTGAACGCGTCGTACAGGTCGTCGATCTCGGGGCGGAGCGGGGTGATCCCGCCGGCCTCCCGCAGCACCCACAGCTCCTCGTAGTTGCCCACGTGCGCCAGGTCCCACACCAGCGGCGACATCAACGGCGAATGCTGCCTGACCAGCAGGTCGTCCTCGGCTTCCGTGTAGGCCAGCGACCGGTTCCGCACCGCGATCAGCTCGGTGGCGATCCGTTCCTTGAAGTTGTTCATCCCTGTCCTTCCTCGGTCAGCCAGGCCGACAGGCGTCGTGGCGGCCCTTTCACCAGATCCAGCAGGTCGGCGGCCGGAGGGCGGCCGGTCGTCACGTGACGGTCGGCGAACGCGGCCACCTCGCGGATCAGGCCCGCGCTCACGCCCAGGCGGGGCAGCGCGGCGAGGGCGGCCCGGAAACAGGTCTCGGCGGCCTTCCTCAGCCGCGGCTCCGCCAGCCCGTGGCGCGCCGCCCCCGGCCACATCCCCGCGTACGGCTCGGCGGCGGCGATCGCCGTTTCGGCGGCGCGGTCGTCCATCACCAGGGCGTGGGTCACCGCCACGCACACCGGCCAGTCCGCCGGGCGCTGGGCGTCGAGGTAGCGGATCTCCAGCCAGCCGCGCGGCCGTACCGGAGGGAAGATCGTCGTGGCGTGGTAGGCCAGGTCCGCCAGGGTCAGCGGGCGCGCGGGCGCGGCCAGCCAGTCGCGGAAGGTCGAGCCGTCGCGGACGGTCCGGCACCGGTCCCCGTTCTCGCGCACGAGCATGAGCCGGGCGTCGAGCAGGTACTCCGCCCAGGCCGCGGCCGGGTCGCCGGTCGCGGGGACGGGGGCCGTCCGCGTGCGGTCCAGGTTCTCCCACACCGCCTGGCGGCCGGACATCCACCCGCACGGCCGGCCGCCGCTGAGCGGCGAGTTGGCGAAGGCCGCCGTCAGGACGGGCCCCAGCAGGTGCGCGCGTTCCCACCGCACCGCCGGCCGGTCGCCCAGGTCCAGGTTGACCTGGATCGACGCCGTCGAGCACATCATCAGGGACCCGTACGGCGTGCCGAGGAACTCCGCCATCGCCTCGTAGCGGGGCAGGCGCAGCTGCCGCCGTGCCGGCCGTATCGGATCGAGGCCCACTCCCGCCAGCACCAGGCCCGCCTCCCGCAGGGCCGCGCGGGCGGCGTCCACGTCGGCGGCGAGGCGGGCGATGGCCTCCGGCAACGGACCCGCCGGACCGGAGAGTTCGAGCTGGCCACCCGGCTCGAAGGTCACCCGGCTCCCGCCGGGCAGCGGCGGCAGGGCGCCGGCGACCCTGGCCAGCGGGACGTGGCAGTCGGGAGACGTGCGGTCGAAGACCAGGAACTCCAGCTCGACCCCCACCTGGTCCCCGGCGGAGCCGTGGAAGCAGTTTCGCGCGAAGTCCGTCACATCCGAGGTATCCCGGATCACCATGTCCTCGGCGGCCAGATCGGTCATCGTGCCCCCTTCGCCCGGCGCGTATGGATCTATAGACCCGCGAGGCGCGCAAGCGTTACAGAGGGGCGGCGTGTAACGGATCGATCCGCAAGCGGCACTACGTCACATGGGGCACAGGTGGGAATGATGCGAGCGGGATCCCGATCCGGGCGATCGGCCGGCTGCCGTGAGATCACGGAGCTCGTCACCGACTATCTCGAAGGGGCACTCTCCGCCGAGCGGCGGCGATGCTTCGAGGCCCACCTGGCGGGATGCGCCGAGTGTTCCGTTCACCTGGAGCAGACGCAGGCGATGATCAGGGCTCTCGGCTGTCTCGGGGCCGACGGCATTCCGGATCGGGTGCTCAGGAGGTTGTGCGGGGCCTTCCTCGGCTCAGGAACGCCGCCAGTCGCGGAAGGCGGACAGTAGCCGCTCGCGCGTGTCGCCGGCCGGGCCGTCGGGCCGCAGGTCGCCCAGGGTGGCGACGGTGGTGCGGAACTGGCCGAGGTAGCGTTCGCAGCCCTCGCAGCCGCCGAGATGCTCCTCGAACCGGTAGCCCGTGGGCCCGTCGAGCTCGCCCTCCATGTAGACGGTCACGAGTTCCACCACCTCGTCACAGGTGAACCGCTTCACGGCGCTGACCGCCTTACCGTCTCGATGCTGAACCGATTCCACTACGCCGACCGCCTCGCCGTCTCGAAATAGTCCTCCAGCTGCCCGCGCACCGACGCGCGGGCGCGGTGCAGCAGCACGCGCTGGTTGGCCGCGGAGATCTCCAGGATCTCGCAGACCTCCTCAGACGTGCACCCCTCCACGTCGCGGAGTGTGATCACCGCCCGCTGCCGGGGCGGCAGCTCCGCCAGCGCCGCCGCGATCCGGCCGCGCACCTCCG comes from Streptosporangium roseum DSM 43021 and encodes:
- a CDS encoding zf-HC2 domain-containing protein — its product is MKRFTCDEVVELVTVYMEGELDGPTGYRFEEHLGGCEGCERYLGQFRTTVATLGDLRPDGPAGDTRERLLSAFRDWRRS
- the egtC gene encoding ergothioneine biosynthesis protein EgtC, which gives rise to MCRHAAWLGAPRTLASLIHEPEYGLLQQSYAPRRQRYGTINADGFGMGWYDAARAEPVRYRRTIPIWADANLPALAQVSRSGCLLAAVRSATVGMPIEETATAPFTDGRWLLSHNGRVEREAVRELADGAESSCDSAWLAAAVFVRRRAGHPLGDALAEVVAHAGAKDPGARLNLLACDGASIAATVWGDTLHLHLDDGVLVASEPLDDRSGWQAVPDRNLVLASPDGVRVQPL
- the egtD gene encoding L-histidine N(alpha)-methyltransferase; protein product: MSVSQSAVHLVNHLGHDYLRQALENDVRTGLTSTPKWLPPKWFYDAAGSDLFSQITRLPEYYPTRRELAILRREALDIATRSGADTLVELGSGTSEKTVLLLDALSSTGTLRTYTPVDVDAVTLGDAARRLAARYPGLAVQAVCADFEHHLALLPREGRRMVAFLGGTIGNLDPAAREVFLKELRGTLRSGDTFLLGADLVKDTGRLVAAYDDAAGVTAAFNRNVLHVVNRELDADFEPDAFDHVAIYDARQDWIEMRLRASRAMRVRVGGLGLTVPFAAGEEMRTEISAKFRPEGLRKELAAAGFTVNHHYTDPTGDFSLVLARA
- the egtB gene encoding ergothioneine biosynthesis protein EgtB encodes the protein MNNFKERIATELIAVRNRSLAYTEAEDDLLVRQHSPLMSPLVWDLAHVGNYEELWVLREAGGITPLRPEIDDLYDAFKHPRKDRPSLPILGPGEARRYIGGVRGRVLDVLDAIDPDSPDPLHRNAFVFGLVIQHEHQHDETMLATLQLSREPGLVRDGDLPPGGSGGAEEVFIPAGPFLMGTGTQPWAYDNERPAHQVDLPAYWIDRLPVGNLAYAAFIDDGGYDDPRWWTPEGWHWRQESHAAAPLFWTRDGGTWWRTRFGRPEPVPMDEPVQHVCWYEADAYARWAGRRLPTEAEWEKACGWDPSAGRARKYPWGDDDPGPGRANLGHRAARPAPLGAFPAGASAYGVEQMIGDVWEWTASLFLPYPGFRSFPYREYSEVFFGKDYRVLRGGSWAADPAAVRTTFRNWDHPIRRQIFSGFRCARSAGPEQA
- a CDS encoding anti-sigma factor family protein, translated to MRAGSRSGRSAGCREITELVTDYLEGALSAERRRCFEAHLAGCAECSVHLEQTQAMIRALGCLGADGIPDRVLRRLCGAFLGSGTPPVAEGGQ
- the egtA gene encoding ergothioneine biosynthesis glutamate--cysteine ligase EgtA, translating into MTDLAAEDMVIRDTSDVTDFARNCFHGSAGDQVGVELEFLVFDRTSPDCHVPLARVAGALPPLPGGSRVTFEPGGQLELSGPAGPLPEAIARLAADVDAARAALREAGLVLAGVGLDPIRPARRQLRLPRYEAMAEFLGTPYGSLMMCSTASIQVNLDLGDRPAVRWERAHLLGPVLTAAFANSPLSGGRPCGWMSGRQAVWENLDRTRTAPVPATGDPAAAWAEYLLDARLMLVRENGDRCRTVRDGSTFRDWLAAPARPLTLADLAYHATTIFPPVRPRGWLEIRYLDAQRPADWPVCVAVTHALVMDDRAAETAIAAAEPYAGMWPGAARHGLAEPRLRKAAETCFRAALAALPRLGVSAGLIREVAAFADRHVTTGRPPAADLLDLVKGPPRRLSAWLTEEGQG